In Maridesulfovibrio sp., a single genomic region encodes these proteins:
- a CDS encoding NUDIX domain-containing protein, with product MYKTNTDSKKAKKQISLIEVVDSSDLPLTSMEIKEVHRQSLPHRSVIVLVYDADEKLYLQKRSASKRLYAGRWDVSAAGHVYAGEARFDAALRELKNELGITTGGLRKLKTINASAETGYEFISIYILEKTTAAPVPNPDEVESGYFYSKDELEWLIGEYRELLTPALVFLHDQGLLYSFR from the coding sequence ATGTATAAAACAAATACAGACTCAAAAAAAGCTAAAAAACAAATAAGTCTTATCGAAGTCGTAGACAGCAGCGACCTACCTCTGACCAGCATGGAAATAAAGGAAGTACACCGTCAGTCACTGCCCCACCGATCAGTTATAGTTCTCGTTTACGATGCCGATGAAAAACTCTACCTGCAGAAAAGAAGTGCGTCCAAAAGGCTATATGCCGGACGCTGGGACGTTTCCGCCGCAGGACACGTATATGCAGGTGAAGCCAGATTCGATGCGGCCCTTCGCGAACTGAAAAATGAGCTGGGCATCACGACCGGCGGACTCCGCAAGCTGAAAACTATAAACGCAAGCGCGGAAACCGGTTACGAATTCATCAGTATCTATATTCTGGAAAAAACAACTGCCGCCCCGGTTCCCAACCCGGATGAAGTCGAATCCGGATATTTCTATTCAAAAGATGAACTGGAATGGCTTATCGGGGAATACAGGGAACTGCTCACCCCGGCGCTTGTTTTTCTCCATGACCAGGGATTGCTGTACTCGTTCAGATAG
- the tpiA gene encoding triose-phosphate isomerase, with translation MKKLMAANWKMYKTRAEAKATAEELVSRIKGKLPEDREVVIAAPYTALATVGAVLEGNAGCSLSAENLYPAEQGAFTGEISPAMLKDVGCTYALAGHSERRSIIGETDELVGEKVAFGLANGLSMILCIGETIDERKAGEVQKVIDRQLEAGLKDVPADFVPETVVVAYEPVWAIGTGEVAGEDEIVEAHGFVRKKLENIFPEKASEIRILYGGSVKPGNCAQIIALDNVDGVLVGGASLEGESFSQIALA, from the coding sequence ATGAAGAAATTAATGGCAGCAAACTGGAAGATGTATAAAACCCGCGCTGAAGCCAAGGCAACCGCGGAAGAACTTGTGAGCCGGATAAAAGGCAAGCTTCCCGAAGACCGTGAAGTCGTTATTGCCGCTCCCTATACTGCTCTGGCAACCGTTGGTGCAGTGCTTGAAGGCAATGCGGGTTGCTCCCTGAGCGCTGAAAACCTTTATCCTGCGGAGCAGGGCGCATTTACCGGAGAGATTTCACCCGCTATGCTCAAGGATGTAGGCTGCACATACGCTCTTGCCGGACATTCCGAACGCCGTTCCATCATCGGTGAAACCGATGAATTGGTCGGAGAGAAGGTCGCTTTCGGTCTTGCCAACGGACTTTCAATGATCCTCTGCATCGGTGAGACCATTGATGAGCGCAAGGCTGGAGAAGTTCAGAAGGTCATAGACAGGCAGCTTGAAGCCGGTCTCAAAGATGTTCCCGCTGATTTTGTTCCTGAGACAGTTGTGGTTGCCTACGAACCTGTCTGGGCAATCGGGACGGGAGAAGTTGCCGGAGAGGATGAAATCGTCGAGGCTCATGGTTTTGTTAGAAAAAAACTGGAAAATATTTTTCCAGAAAAAGCCAGTGAAATTCGTATCTTATACGGTGGAAGTGTAAAGCCGGGGAATTGCGCCCAGATAATCGCACTTGACAATGTGGACGGTGTACTGGTAGGAGGCGCGAGCTTGGAGGGCGAAAGTTTCAGCCAGATCGCGCTGGCCTAA
- a CDS encoding inositol monophosphatase family protein, giving the protein MKNLLEKAVKAVLEAGEIIRENSRKPRQIRHKGRIDLVTETDLAVEGFLKAELSEILPNSTFLAEESSGNAPLSAQTWIIDPVDGTTNFAHGLPFVATSVALWENGQVVLGIVNLPLLGEIFTAIRGEGAFMNGNPIHVSECENLEDSLIATGFPYAIEEHVDFIGAALRRVLLATQGVRRPGAAALDLAYLACGRYDGYYESSLKPWDMAAGWLLVEEAGGRISRYDGGGFDLFAPDILAAGPGLHEKLSVLLKSAADSI; this is encoded by the coding sequence ATGAAAAATTTACTTGAAAAGGCCGTTAAAGCAGTTCTCGAGGCCGGAGAAATCATCCGTGAGAACTCCCGCAAACCCCGCCAGATTAGGCACAAAGGCAGGATTGATCTTGTTACCGAAACGGATCTTGCTGTTGAGGGATTTCTTAAAGCAGAACTTTCAGAAATCTTGCCGAACAGTACCTTTCTAGCCGAGGAATCATCCGGAAACGCTCCTCTTTCCGCTCAGACATGGATAATTGATCCGGTGGACGGAACCACTAATTTTGCGCACGGTCTTCCTTTTGTGGCTACCTCTGTCGCGCTCTGGGAAAACGGGCAGGTCGTTCTCGGAATAGTGAATCTGCCGCTGCTGGGTGAAATTTTCACCGCGATAAGAGGAGAGGGAGCTTTCATGAACGGAAACCCCATTCATGTTTCCGAATGCGAGAATCTTGAGGATTCCCTGATTGCCACCGGATTTCCTTACGCCATCGAGGAGCATGTGGATTTCATCGGTGCCGCACTGCGTCGCGTGCTGTTGGCCACTCAGGGAGTGAGACGTCCAGGTGCTGCCGCGCTTGACCTGGCCTATTTGGCCTGCGGAAGGTATGACGGGTATTACGAGAGCAGTCTGAAGCCGTGGGACATGGCTGCCGGGTGGCTGCTGGTGGAAGAGGCCGGAGGGCGTATTTCCCGTTACGATGGTGGCGGGTTTGACCTGTTTGCTCCAGATATTCTTGCCGCCGGACCCGGACTTCATGAAAAGCTGAGCGTGCTGTTGAAATCCGCTGCAGATTCTATCTGA
- a CDS encoding rod shape-determining protein, protein MIWAKLMSFLGKDLAMDLGTANTLLYTPKDGIILNEPSVVALDARDESVIAVGKEAKEYLGRTPDKIRAIRPMKDGVIADFEVTKKMIAYFIKKAIKGRNLVKPKIVICVPTGITQVEKRAVIESGQQAGAREVRLIEEPMAAAIGAGLGIDLPEGNMVVDIGGGTTEVAVITLSSIAHSQSVRVAGDEMNTAIMRYVQDEFKLLIGENTAEKVKIQIGSAIELPEPLTMTVSGRNLIDGKPKSIEVNDAQIREAIADPVAAIVHSVRVALERTQPELVADIADNGLLLAGGGALLKGLDVLINRESSLKVIIDDDPLTTVVRGTGMSLQKDKGFEKVYIN, encoded by the coding sequence ATGATCTGGGCTAAATTAATGAGTTTTCTGGGCAAGGATCTTGCCATGGATCTCGGAACAGCCAACACCTTATTATATACCCCCAAAGACGGTATTATTCTTAATGAACCTTCGGTTGTAGCGCTTGATGCCCGCGATGAGTCGGTTATAGCGGTGGGTAAGGAAGCCAAGGAATATCTGGGCAGAACCCCGGATAAGATAAGAGCCATACGTCCCATGAAGGACGGTGTAATAGCCGATTTTGAAGTTACCAAGAAGATGATCGCCTACTTCATCAAGAAGGCGATAAAGGGCAGAAACCTCGTCAAGCCGAAGATTGTTATCTGCGTTCCGACCGGGATAACACAGGTTGAGAAGAGGGCGGTTATAGAATCCGGGCAACAGGCCGGCGCACGCGAAGTCCGGCTCATTGAGGAGCCCATGGCTGCGGCAATCGGAGCCGGGCTGGGTATTGATCTGCCAGAGGGCAACATGGTTGTCGACATCGGCGGCGGAACCACCGAAGTGGCGGTGATCACTCTTTCATCAATTGCTCACAGCCAGTCGGTCCGGGTTGCCGGGGACGAAATGAATACCGCGATCATGCGTTACGTTCAGGATGAGTTCAAACTGCTGATCGGTGAAAATACCGCGGAAAAGGTCAAGATACAGATCGGTTCGGCAATAGAGCTTCCCGAGCCGCTGACCATGACCGTTTCCGGCCGTAACCTTATAGACGGCAAGCCGAAATCTATTGAGGTCAACGATGCCCAGATAAGGGAAGCCATAGCCGACCCGGTCGCGGCAATCGTACATTCTGTGCGCGTCGCTCTGGAGCGGACACAGCCGGAACTTGTGGCTGATATTGCCGATAACGGACTGCTCCTTGCAGGCGGCGGAGCCTTGCTCAAGGGGCTTGATGTTCTTATCAACCGGGAAAGCTCCCTCAAAGTCATTATTGACGATGACCCGCTTACAACGGTTGTCCGCGGAACGGGTATGAGTCTGCAGAAGGACAAGGGCTTCGAAAAGGTATACATCAACTAG
- the secG gene encoding preprotein translocase subunit SecG has product MQTLVITVHVIACVFLIIFVLLQSGKEDMGVIFGGGSGSVFGSTGAGGALAKITAFLAAVFLITSLSYNVLSGNKISDDSIMLEGDTIVTPEVEKPAVTFEEPAAKPAAAPEKKSAE; this is encoded by the coding sequence TTGCAAACGCTCGTAATTACTGTACACGTTATCGCCTGTGTTTTTCTAATCATTTTCGTTCTCCTGCAGAGCGGCAAGGAAGACATGGGGGTAATTTTCGGCGGAGGAAGTGGGTCTGTTTTCGGAAGTACCGGAGCAGGCGGAGCATTGGCTAAAATCACGGCATTTCTGGCTGCGGTTTTTCTGATTACCTCTCTTAGCTACAACGTTCTTTCCGGCAACAAGATCTCTGATGATTCCATCATGCTGGAAGGCGATACGATCGTCACCCCCGAAGTGGAAAAGCCGGCGGTCACTTTTGAAGAGCCTGCAGCCAAACCTGCTGCAGCTCCTGAAAAGAAATCTGCTGAGTAG
- a CDS encoding phosphoglycerate kinase, translating to MRFIDQLDIAGKKLLMRVDFNVPLDGETITDDNRIKAAVPTFKYILEKGASVIVMAHLGKPKGKRVESLSLKPAAKRLGEYLGMEVPLAPDCIGPEVEKMASELKPGQVMMLENLRFHAEEQAKTPEERGDFGKKLADLADIYVNDAFGVAHRPNASVVDVPYAAKISCAGFLLKLEWEYLGEALKAPRKPYIAVSGGAKVSSKLGILNNLIGKVDDFIIGGAMANTFLLAQGKGVGKSLVEESLVDTAKEIMEKAASSGTTLHLPVDFVWGTDIETAKGVCDGGNVPEDGMLLDIGPETIKNFCDVIKASKTIVWNGPMGLFEKPAFAEGSLKVCQAMADLDDATTIVGGGDTDAVVHQAGLQDKFTFISTGGGSFLEFLEGKELPAFKALKENS from the coding sequence ATGCGCTTCATTGACCAACTTGACATTGCAGGAAAAAAACTGCTGATGAGAGTTGATTTCAACGTCCCACTGGACGGCGAAACCATCACTGACGACAACCGCATCAAGGCCGCTGTCCCCACCTTCAAGTATATTCTGGAAAAAGGTGCTTCGGTTATCGTTATGGCCCACCTGGGCAAACCCAAAGGCAAAAGGGTCGAGTCCCTCAGCCTCAAGCCTGCTGCCAAGCGCCTTGGCGAATACCTCGGAATGGAAGTCCCCCTGGCTCCTGACTGCATCGGTCCCGAGGTTGAAAAAATGGCCTCCGAATTGAAACCCGGACAGGTCATGATGCTTGAAAACTTGCGTTTTCATGCCGAAGAACAGGCCAAAACACCTGAAGAAAGGGGTGATTTCGGTAAAAAACTCGCCGATCTTGCCGATATTTATGTAAACGATGCTTTCGGCGTGGCTCATCGTCCCAACGCTTCTGTCGTGGACGTGCCTTACGCTGCCAAAATAAGTTGTGCCGGTTTTCTGCTCAAGCTTGAATGGGAATATCTCGGCGAAGCCCTCAAGGCTCCCAGAAAACCCTATATTGCCGTTTCCGGCGGTGCAAAGGTCTCTTCCAAGCTCGGAATTCTCAACAATCTGATCGGCAAGGTTGATGATTTCATCATCGGCGGAGCCATGGCCAACACTTTCCTGCTTGCGCAGGGCAAAGGTGTCGGCAAATCCTTGGTTGAGGAAAGCCTTGTGGATACTGCAAAGGAAATCATGGAAAAGGCTGCTTCCTCCGGAACAACCCTGCATCTGCCTGTGGATTTCGTCTGGGGAACCGACATAGAAACAGCCAAAGGCGTATGCGACGGCGGCAATGTCCCTGAAGACGGGATGCTCCTTGATATAGGTCCTGAAACAATTAAGAACTTTTGCGATGTCATAAAAGCATCGAAGACCATCGTCTGGAACGGTCCCATGGGACTTTTTGAAAAACCGGCCTTTGCCGAAGGTTCCCTCAAAGTCTGCCAGGCCATGGCCGACCTTGATGATGCGACAACCATCGTAGGCGGCGGAGATACCGACGCTGTTGTCCACCAGGCCGGGCTTCAGGACAAATTCACATTCATTTCCACCGGTGGCGGATCCTTCCTTGAATTTCTCGAAGGCAAGGAACTTCCCGCATTCAAGGCACTCAAGGAGAACAGCTGA
- the rimI gene encoding ribosomal protein S18-alanine N-acetyltransferase, with protein sequence MHKILELGIEHISQLRALEASCFAYQWSEDQFKLGLERKAFRVLGCEKDGMLVGYLAYSTVLDEMEVLNLGVHPDFRRRGIGKALMLSLLQKCREMEIKRGLLDVKESNHPAIALYESLGFEKVGIRKNYYPDTREDAHLYDLEF encoded by the coding sequence ATGCATAAAATTTTGGAATTGGGTATAGAACATATCTCTCAACTCAGGGCTCTGGAGGCATCCTGCTTTGCCTACCAGTGGTCGGAAGATCAGTTCAAGCTGGGACTTGAGAGAAAGGCATTCCGGGTGCTAGGTTGCGAGAAGGACGGAATGCTCGTCGGTTATCTGGCCTATTCTACAGTTTTGGATGAAATGGAAGTCCTGAATCTCGGGGTGCACCCGGACTTCAGGCGAAGGGGAATTGGTAAGGCACTGATGCTTTCGTTATTGCAGAAGTGCAGGGAAATGGAGATCAAAAGAGGCTTGCTGGATGTAAAGGAAAGTAATCATCCGGCTATTGCGCTGTACGAAAGTCTGGGCTTTGAAAAAGTCGGAATCAGGAAGAATTATTATCCCGACACCAGGGAAGACGCCCATCTTTATGACTTGGAATTCTGA